A region of uncultured Carboxylicivirga sp. DNA encodes the following proteins:
- a CDS encoding TlpA disulfide reductase family protein translates to MKQLKLMLATVFVGIAFLSFIDDKNLAEVGLDIGNEAPVIKTQTIDGVDFDLNEFKGKMVIINFWASYHAQSRMNNYQLTQINKQYSKSSFRNGQDLVIVNISLDRFKSPMNLAIEQDEIAEFIQICDFTGKEGEVAQSYQINEPVNILLDGEGRILAKDAGLSKIEKSLNILSAI, encoded by the coding sequence ATGAAGCAGCTAAAATTAATGTTAGCTACTGTGTTTGTGGGAATTGCATTTTTGTCATTTATAGATGATAAAAATCTTGCAGAGGTTGGCCTGGATATAGGTAACGAAGCTCCTGTCATCAAAACACAAACGATCGATGGAGTCGATTTTGATCTGAATGAATTTAAGGGTAAAATGGTAATTATTAATTTTTGGGCATCATATCACGCTCAATCAAGAATGAATAACTATCAACTTACACAGATCAACAAACAGTACAGCAAATCATCTTTCCGTAACGGACAAGATCTTGTGATTGTAAACATCTCATTAGATCGTTTTAAATCACCAATGAATCTGGCTATTGAACAAGACGAAATCGCCGAATTCATTCAAATTTGTGATTTTACCGGAAAAGAAGGTGAAGTTGCTCAATCATACCAAATCAACGAGCCCGTTAATATTTTATTAGACGGTGAAGGACGTATCCTGGCCAAAGATGCCGGATTATCTAAAATAGAAAAATCGCTTAACATCCTCTCTGCGATTTAG
- a CDS encoding DUF4290 domain-containing protein, whose translation MDYNSNRKTLAMPEYGRHIQKMIDHAVTIEDREERTRCAKTIIGIMGNMFPHLRDINDFKHKLWDHLAIMSDFKLDIDFPYDLPERESLNARPDRVPYKNSKISYMHYGELVEEMIAKAIEFEEGDQKEKLILLIAGHMKKSLYHWNQDSVTDDRIFNDLSRLSGGKLKVSEETKLPEIRETFQSKAKTNKKRNPKRSNDKK comes from the coding sequence ATGGATTATAATTCGAATCGCAAAACCCTGGCAATGCCGGAATACGGGCGACATATTCAGAAGATGATCGACCATGCTGTGACAATTGAAGATCGCGAAGAAAGAACCCGATGTGCCAAAACCATTATTGGTATTATGGGTAACATGTTTCCTCACCTGCGTGACATCAATGATTTCAAACATAAACTATGGGATCATCTTGCTATCATGTCTGACTTTAAATTAGACATTGACTTCCCATACGACTTACCCGAAAGAGAATCGCTTAATGCCAGACCTGATAGAGTTCCTTACAAGAACAGCAAGATAAGTTATATGCATTATGGCGAATTGGTTGAAGAGATGATTGCCAAAGCCATTGAATTTGAAGAAGGCGACCAAAAAGAAAAACTAATTCTTTTGATTGCAGGACATATGAAAAAGTCGCTGTATCACTGGAATCAGGATTCTGTTACTGACGATAGAATCTTCAATGATTTATCAAGACTTTCAGGTGGAAAATTAAAAGTAAGTGAAGAAACCAAGCTTCCTGAAATTAGAGAAACGTTCCAAAGTAAAGCGAAGACAAACAAAAAGCGCAATCCAAAACGCAGTAACGATAAGAAATAA
- a CDS encoding nucleotide exchange factor GrpE codes for MVKKSSKKQDAEKANEVEETVEPTNEQAQETEASVEEQSTSEETEELNQEETVEQSEEEKLTEKLAELNDKYVRLSAEFDNYRRRTLKEKMELSKSAGEGLLLALLPVVDDFDRALAHIDEAKDIDALKEGIKLIYNKFNEYLKQQGIKEIEAKEKDFDTDLHEAITKIPSPTEEMKGKVIDCVEKGYTLNEKVIRFSKVVVGE; via the coding sequence ATGGTAAAGAAGTCATCAAAAAAGCAGGATGCAGAGAAGGCTAATGAAGTAGAAGAAACAGTTGAGCCTACTAACGAGCAAGCGCAAGAAACTGAAGCCTCTGTGGAAGAACAGAGCACTTCTGAAGAAACAGAAGAATTAAATCAAGAGGAAACTGTTGAACAATCGGAAGAAGAAAAGCTGACTGAGAAACTTGCAGAGCTTAACGACAAGTATGTTCGTTTAAGTGCTGAATTTGACAACTATCGCCGACGTACTTTAAAAGAAAAGATGGAGCTTAGCAAATCGGCTGGTGAAGGTCTGTTATTGGCATTACTTCCGGTGGTTGACGATTTTGACCGCGCACTAGCTCATATTGATGAAGCCAAAGATATTGATGCTTTAAAAGAAGGTATCAAATTAATTTATAACAAGTTTAACGAATACCTGAAACAACAAGGCATCAAGGAGATTGAAGCGAAAGAAAAAGACTTTGACACTGACCTTCACGAGGCAATCACTAAGATTCCTTCACCAACTGAAGAGATGAAAGGAAAAGTTATTGATTGCGTAGAGAAAGGATACACTTTAAATGAAAAAGTAATCCGTTTTTCGAAGGTAGTTGTTGGGGAGTAA
- a CDS encoding UvrD-helicase domain-containing protein, which produces MQNYLEELNEVQRAAVVETEGPTLVIAGAGSGKTRVLTYRIAHLLKQDVKPYRILALTFTNKAAREMKDRIATVVGQHNAASLWMGTFHSIFARILRFESKHLGYPSSFTIYDTTDSKNLIKSICKKMKLNDKAYKPGSVLSRISAAKNDLVTPVAYARDVNRIATDKASQMPLVHEIYSQYMRECYKSGVMDFDDLLLNTNILFRDFPDILKKYQQQYDYLLVDEYQDTNFSQYLIIKKLAEKHNNICVVGDDAQSIYSFRGAKIENILNFRNDYPGYKIFKLEQNYRSSQNIVNAANSIIEKNQGQIQKNVYSENAVGNPVRVLKAYSDIEEGFLITNDIFEKRMKYQQDFKDFAILYRTNAQSRVFEEALRKKNLPYKIYGGLSFYQRKEIKDLLAYFRLTVNPADGEALKRVINYPARGIGKTTIDKITAAADASGRTIWELLLNATGAQLGVNAGTLKKLHTFIALITRFAAQLEQLSAYELAAEIASASGIMHDLHGDKSIEGQGRIDNINELLNGIKDFSTTKQEEGITPNLVNFLEEVSLLTDQDNESKDDINKITLMTIHSAKGLEFKNVYIVGVEEGLFPSLQSVDSEKALEEERRLFYVAITRAEQNATISFARSRYKYGELTYSRPSRFIGDIDQSYLEVHADDIVSSQPKSNSTALPRNFRKLGNTTPETPKIRMNYSGNNEKPKINMNFNAASPNQIVPGAMVEHERFGRGKVVNVEGLEPNKKATVMFENAGQKQLLLKFAKLKILL; this is translated from the coding sequence GTGCAGAATTATTTGGAAGAGTTGAACGAGGTACAGCGTGCTGCCGTGGTAGAAACAGAAGGACCAACCCTGGTAATCGCAGGTGCCGGATCGGGAAAAACAAGGGTATTAACCTATCGAATTGCTCATTTATTAAAGCAAGATGTAAAACCGTACCGCATATTAGCTCTGACATTTACCAACAAAGCTGCCCGCGAGATGAAAGATCGTATTGCAACAGTTGTTGGACAGCATAATGCAGCAAGTTTATGGATGGGTACTTTTCACTCTATCTTTGCACGAATACTTCGCTTTGAATCAAAACATCTGGGTTATCCTTCTTCATTCACTATTTACGATACCACGGATTCAAAGAATCTGATAAAAAGCATCTGTAAAAAGATGAAGCTGAATGATAAAGCATATAAACCAGGAAGCGTTCTTTCGCGCATATCTGCTGCAAAAAATGATCTTGTGACACCTGTTGCCTACGCACGTGATGTGAATCGCATTGCAACCGACAAAGCTTCACAAATGCCCTTGGTTCATGAAATTTATTCGCAATACATGCGCGAATGCTATAAATCAGGAGTGATGGATTTTGATGATTTACTGTTGAATACCAACATACTCTTTCGCGATTTTCCGGATATACTCAAGAAATATCAACAACAATACGATTATTTATTGGTGGATGAGTATCAGGATACTAACTTTTCGCAATACCTGATAATAAAAAAACTGGCCGAAAAACATAACAACATATGTGTTGTGGGAGATGATGCCCAGAGTATTTACAGTTTCAGGGGAGCCAAAATCGAAAATATTCTGAATTTCAGAAACGATTACCCCGGATATAAAATCTTCAAGCTGGAACAAAACTATCGATCATCACAAAACATTGTAAATGCCGCCAACAGCATCATAGAAAAAAATCAGGGACAGATACAAAAAAATGTATATTCAGAAAATGCTGTCGGAAATCCGGTGCGTGTTTTAAAAGCATACTCTGATATTGAGGAAGGTTTTTTAATTACCAATGATATTTTTGAGAAACGAATGAAGTATCAGCAGGATTTTAAAGATTTTGCAATACTCTATCGTACCAATGCTCAGTCCAGGGTATTTGAGGAAGCCTTACGAAAGAAAAACCTTCCCTATAAAATATATGGTGGTTTATCATTCTATCAGCGAAAAGAAATCAAAGATCTGTTGGCCTATTTCAGGTTAACTGTTAACCCGGCTGACGGGGAAGCATTGAAAAGGGTGATCAATTACCCCGCCCGAGGAATAGGAAAAACTACAATAGACAAAATAACAGCTGCAGCCGACGCTTCTGGAAGAACTATCTGGGAATTGCTATTAAATGCTACTGGTGCACAATTGGGTGTAAATGCAGGCACTTTGAAAAAGCTGCATACTTTTATTGCATTAATAACCCGTTTTGCCGCCCAACTCGAACAGCTATCGGCATACGAACTGGCAGCTGAAATAGCCTCAGCCAGTGGAATCATGCATGATCTTCACGGCGACAAATCCATTGAAGGACAAGGGCGTATTGATAACATCAACGAATTATTGAATGGTATCAAAGATTTCAGCACCACCAAGCAGGAAGAAGGAATTACTCCCAACCTTGTAAATTTCCTTGAAGAAGTTTCATTATTAACCGATCAGGATAATGAAAGTAAAGATGACATCAATAAAATAACTTTGATGACGATCCACTCAGCTAAAGGACTGGAGTTTAAAAACGTTTATATTGTTGGTGTTGAAGAAGGCCTATTCCCTTCGTTGCAATCCGTTGACAGTGAGAAAGCTCTGGAGGAAGAAAGACGTCTTTTTTATGTAGCTATCACACGAGCCGAACAAAACGCTACCATTTCATTTGCACGATCAAGATACAAGTATGGTGAATTGACATATAGTCGTCCCAGTCGTTTTATTGGTGATATTGATCAAAGCTATCTTGAAGTTCATGCTGATGACATTGTGTCTTCTCAACCTAAATCCAATTCAACAGCATTACCACGTAACTTTCGCAAGCTGGGTAACACAACACCTGAAACTCCAAAAATCAGAATGAATTATTCTGGAAATAACGAGAAGCCCAAGATAAACATGAATTTTAATGCAGCTTCTCCCAATCAGATAGTGCCAGGTGCAATGGTTGAGCATGAACGTTTTGGACGAGGTAAAGTAGTGAATGTAGAAGGGTTGGAACCCAACAAAAAAGCAACTGTAATGTTTGAGAATGCAGGGCAGAAACAATTATTACTCAAATTTGCCAAACTTAAAATTTTGCTTTAG
- the murA gene encoding UDP-N-acetylglucosamine 1-carboxyvinyltransferase, with translation MNCFEIEGGVRLKGEITPQGAKNEALQVICAILLTSEKVTINNIPDIVDVNNLIDLLHEMGVKINRISRNTCEFQADTINLEFLQSKEFKKRASSLRGSIMIMGPLLARFGKAYFPKPGGDKIGRRRLDTHFIGFEKLGAKFNFDAQDIFYTVEASEMKGTYMLLDEASVTGTANIVMAASLTPGKTTIYNAACEPYLQQLCRMMVSMGAKIDGIGSNLLHIEGVNKMTGCQHEILPDMIEVGSFIGMAAMTGSEITIKNAGVQHLGVIPMAFERMGIKMEMKGDDIFIPSQETYEIETFIDGSIMTIADAPWPGLTPDLLSVFLVIATQAKGSVLIHQKMFESRLFFVDKLIDMGARIILCDPHRATVIGLNKETMLRGAKLTSPDIRAGVALLIAALSAKGKSTIQNIEQIDRGYQNIDLRLQQLGAKIKRVAAQ, from the coding sequence ATGAATTGCTTTGAAATTGAGGGTGGTGTTCGTTTAAAAGGCGAAATCACTCCCCAAGGTGCAAAAAATGAAGCCTTACAGGTAATTTGTGCAATATTGCTGACATCCGAAAAAGTTACCATTAATAATATTCCTGACATTGTTGACGTTAACAACCTGATAGACTTACTTCATGAAATGGGAGTAAAAATCAACAGGATCTCGCGAAACACATGTGAGTTTCAGGCTGACACTATAAATCTGGAATTTCTTCAAAGCAAAGAATTTAAGAAAAGAGCTTCCTCTCTTCGGGGATCAATCATGATTATGGGCCCATTATTGGCTCGTTTTGGCAAAGCATATTTTCCAAAACCCGGTGGAGATAAAATAGGCCGTCGCAGACTTGACACACATTTTATCGGTTTTGAAAAGCTGGGAGCTAAATTTAATTTCGATGCCCAGGATATTTTCTACACGGTAGAAGCCAGTGAAATGAAGGGTACCTACATGTTATTAGATGAAGCATCGGTAACAGGAACTGCCAATATTGTAATGGCAGCCTCTCTCACTCCCGGAAAAACAACCATATATAATGCTGCATGCGAACCTTATCTGCAACAATTATGCAGAATGATGGTTTCTATGGGTGCTAAAATAGACGGCATCGGATCCAACCTACTTCATATTGAAGGGGTAAATAAAATGACTGGTTGTCAACATGAAATCTTGCCGGATATGATTGAGGTAGGAAGTTTTATTGGAATGGCAGCTATGACAGGTTCAGAGATCACCATTAAAAATGCAGGAGTTCAACATTTGGGAGTTATTCCAATGGCATTTGAACGAATGGGTATTAAAATGGAGATGAAAGGTGATGACATATTTATTCCTTCGCAAGAAACTTATGAAATTGAAACTTTCATTGATGGCTCAATAATGACCATTGCTGATGCACCGTGGCCTGGCTTAACACCAGACTTACTGAGTGTTTTTCTTGTTATTGCAACACAGGCAAAAGGTAGTGTTCTGATCCACCAAAAAATGTTTGAGAGCCGCTTATTCTTTGTTGATAAACTGATTGACATGGGTGCTCGCATCATCCTTTGCGATCCGCACAGAGCCACTGTTATTGGTTTAAATAAAGAAACCATGTTAAGAGGAGCAAAACTTACTTCGCCTGATATACGTGCTGGGGTTGCTCTCTTAATTGCTGCTTTATCTGCAAAAGGGAAAAGTACTATCCAGAATATTGAGCAAATTGATCGTGGATATCAAAACATAGATCTTCGACTTCAACAACTGGGTGCTAAAATAAAAAGAGTAGCGGCACAATAG
- a CDS encoding TlpA disulfide reductase family protein, giving the protein MVKKILHSLGAVMLFCALFAFNASGQKQGVNIGNKAPDIKMETPEGKTISLSELSGKMVLIDFWASWCKPCRNENPTVVSAFNKYKQQTFKNGDGFTVFSVSLDKDPEAWKEAIETDQLVWPYHVCDFNGWQTRTAVMYGVRGIPSNFLIDSNGVIVGKNLRGPALEVLLRQQLK; this is encoded by the coding sequence ATGGTTAAAAAAATATTACACTCTTTGGGAGCAGTAATGCTATTTTGTGCGCTTTTTGCATTCAATGCTTCAGGGCAAAAACAAGGCGTAAATATTGGAAATAAAGCGCCTGACATTAAGATGGAAACGCCTGAAGGAAAAACCATTTCATTATCTGAATTATCAGGAAAAATGGTGTTAATAGATTTTTGGGCGAGTTGGTGTAAACCATGCCGCAACGAAAATCCAACAGTTGTTTCTGCTTTTAACAAATACAAACAACAAACTTTCAAAAATGGGGACGGATTCACAGTTTTCAGTGTTTCACTGGATAAAGATCCGGAAGCATGGAAGGAAGCCATTGAAACAGACCAATTAGTTTGGCCCTATCATGTTTGCGATTTTAACGGATGGCAAACAAGAACAGCTGTTATGTATGGAGTAAGAGGTATTCCAAGTAATTTTCTGATTGACAGTAACGGCGTAATAGTTGGCAAAAACCTACGTGGCCCGGCACTGGAGGTACTATTAAGACAACAGTTAAAATAG